A portion of the Algimonas porphyrae genome contains these proteins:
- a CDS encoding LemA family protein — MTTLLIILGIVALLAVFIIGIYNRLVALRQTTNQAWSDIEVQLKQRQDLVPQLVNTVKGYAAHEKETFREVIEARNRAVSADTVQGQAAAEGMLGAALGKLFALAEAYPELKANTNFLQLQDELSDVENKIAASRRFYNNSVQEYNTAREQFPAVLIAGPFGFNEREFFELPEGREALQTPPVVDFGTS; from the coding sequence ATGACGACACTTCTCATTATCCTCGGCATCGTTGCCCTGCTCGCCGTTTTCATCATCGGTATCTACAATCGATTGGTCGCACTGCGGCAGACGACCAATCAGGCCTGGTCAGATATCGAAGTGCAGTTGAAACAGCGCCAGGATCTGGTTCCGCAACTGGTCAACACGGTCAAGGGCTACGCCGCCCATGAAAAAGAGACGTTTCGCGAAGTCATCGAAGCTCGCAACCGGGCGGTCAGCGCCGATACGGTTCAGGGTCAGGCTGCTGCGGAAGGCATGCTAGGCGCGGCGCTGGGTAAGCTGTTCGCTCTGGCCGAAGCCTATCCGGAGTTGAAAGCCAACACCAACTTCCTGCAATTGCAGGACGAGCTCTCAGACGTTGAAAACAAGATTGCCGCCTCGCGTCGCTTCTACAATAATTCCGTACAGGAATATAATACGGCGCGCGAACAGTTCCCGGCCGTCCTGATTGCCGGTCCCTTCGGCTTCAATGAGCGTGAGTTCTTTGAATTGCCCGAAGGCCGCGAGGCGCTGCAGACACCGCCCGTTGTCGATTTTGGAACATCCTAA